The DNA segment GCGCTGGGGCTCATCGTCTCAGGCCGGGCGAAACCCAGGCGGGCGCCGCTCATCGAGGTCTTTTGCGGCCGCCGCGCCCTGCCCTGCCTCGCGCTCAACGACCTGCTCTTCGCGGGCTCGTCGCCCGCCGAAACCGTGCGCTACACGATATCGGCCATGGGCAGGCGCGAGCGGCAGAAGAGCTCCGGCATCTGGATATCGTCGGGCCCCGGCTCCACCGCGGCGATCAGGTCCGCGGGCGGCAGGCCTCTGGGCACCTTCTCCCGCAGGCTGCAGTTCGTGGTGCGCGAGCCGGCGCAGGATCCGGGACGCCGTTTCGCGCTCACGCGGGGGGTTCTGCCCGAGGGGGACTCCATCGCCATAGTCCCGGAGATGCGCACCGCCCGCCTCTATATCGACGGCCAC comes from the Pseudomonadota bacterium genome and includes:
- a CDS encoding NAD(+)/NADH kinase gives rise to the protein MKLNRVLIVEKTAADERRSGRARRASASERERSFALVAGALSSRGIDFRVAPRFDIPRVRGFDLVVTFGGDGTFLAAAHEAKEVPLLGVNAAPDHSVGFFCAATPDSFGKALGLIVSGRAKPRRAPLIEVFCGRRALPCLALNDLLFAGSSPAETVRYTISAMGRRERQKSSGIWISSGPGSTAAIRSAGGRPLGTFSRRLQFVVREPAQDPGRRFALTRGVLPEGDSIAIVPEMRTARLYIDGHWHAYPVKAGARIVCRLSRRTLRIFL